One window from the genome of Elaeis guineensis isolate ETL-2024a chromosome 5, EG11, whole genome shotgun sequence encodes:
- the LOC105044439 gene encoding uncharacterized protein, translated as MAPNLSPAFAYTVVYVQDVAKSVAFYSNAFGYSVRRLDESHKWGELDSGQTTIAFTPVHQRETDGLTGAVQAPAGGLERGPVEVCFAFADVDAAYKRAVENGAVPVSKPEDKVWGQRVGYVRDIDGIVVRLGSYVEEPRP; from the exons ATGGCTCCAAACTTAAGCCCAGCTTTTGCCTACACCGTCGTCTACGTCCAAGATGTCGCTAAGTCGGTGGCCTTCTACTCCAACGCCTTCGGCTACAGCGTCCGTCGCCTTGACGAGTCCCACAA ATGGGGCGAGTTGGATAGCGGGCAGACGACGATCGCCTTCACGCCGGTGCATCAGAGGGAGACCGACGGCTTGACGGGAGCAGTGCAGGCTCCAGCCGGGGGATTGGAGAGGGGGCCCGTGGAGGTCTGCTTCGCTTTTGCCGACGTAGATGCGGCCTACAAAAGGGCGGTAGAGAACGGAGCCGTTCCAGTGAGCAAGCCCGAAGACAAGGTTTGGGGTCAGAGGGTCGGCTATGTTCGGGACATCGACGGCATCGTCGTGCGCCTGGGAAGCTACGTGGAGGAGCCGCGTCCATGA
- the LOC105044440 gene encoding uncharacterized protein isoform X2: MYICMCRSNDATSFIIVEFESCDEEDIISNREDALARLRFRSIPLQDGECSHIKEGDCVLAMRKGQTRSLFFDAVIEKTYRVKHSNRVYCRCTFDVKWLNPMLNEETMTVPSKSVMKHSDKDIDSHPVFAAFLTALTCRNGVQVPSFLDLLEETTCETDLHGLLEKQIEELSKLADGSEGSKDVLLEVKRPNLNDHRQNKVVATSHTYLLSCHDDFRTSARGQSKQIEIEHEKHVEDVPLLSPLAARAALASLVHELPHEPEFPVCQIGKYDHEDPAPENLAKHVNEHLLDVEGLLVNSDSKIRNDASVVLSSTQNSNRDAPVEGRNLSTSSISTRRKITKKYMLEEFPDSLSSQEKAEGASKESGKKLGSSTTMKHLKTSVTNRKLSGSMAVTRLTRSAVQREILNPTIEVGQGSSNEKFKSLVSTRLMHSAEQKMRRDANIKQEVRSSNLIQDAEELVTPENSERKKKKLIPSSVDTKTNLLESRKRTIASSVTGPTEEDQGEILEDSENYPAAKKKASSSKKPPLRFSPRLRFLPRTRSQKNSAARD; encoded by the exons atgtatatatgcatgtgtaG GTCTAATGATGCAACTTCTTTTATTATTGTGGAATTTGAAAGTTGCGATGAAGAAGATATCATATCCAACAGAGAAGATGCCTTAGCACGTTTACGCTTTCGATCCATCCCTCTCCAAGATGGTGAGTGTTCTCATATCAAAGAAGGAGATTGTGTTCTAGCCATGCGCAAGGGTCAGACTAGGAGCTTGTTCTTTGATGCTGTTATAGAGAAG ACATACAGAGTGAAACACTCAAACCGAGTGTACTGCAGATGCACTTTTGACGTCAAATGGCTCAATCCTATGCTGAATGAGGAAACTATGACTGTTCCATCGAAGTCAGTTATGAAACACTCTGATAAAGACATTGATAGCCACCCAGTGTTTGCTGCCTTCTTAACTGCTTTGACTTGTAGAAATGGTGTGCAAGTTCCTTCATTCCTTGATCTTTTAGAGGAAACCACCTGTGAAACTGACCTCCATGGATTGTTGGAAAAGCAAATAGAAGAATTAAGCAAATTGGCTGACGGATCCGAGGGCTCGAAAGATGTTCTTTTAGAAGTTAAAAGAC CTAACCTCAATGACCACAGACAGAATAAAGTCGTTGCTACTTCACATACATATCTGTTAAGCTGTCATGATGATTTCAGAACATCTGCCAGGGGCCAGAGTAAACAAATTGAGATCGAACACGAGAAACATGTGGAAGATGTGCCTCTTCTCAGCCCTCttgctgctcgtgcagctctggCTTCATTAGTGCATGAACTACCACATGAACCTGAATTTCCTGTCTGTCAAATAGGAAAATATGACCATGAGGACCCGGCACCAGAAAATCTGGCAAAGCACGTCAATGAGCACTTGTTGGATGTTGAGGGCTTGCTCGTCAACTCTGATTCCAAAATCAGGAATGATGCATCTGTTGTTTTAAGTTCCACCCAGAATTCAAACAGGGATGCACCAGTTGAAGGTAGAAATTTATCAACGTCATCTATTTCCACTAGAAGAAAGATTACGAAAAAATATATGTTGGAGGAATTCCCAGATTCTTTAAGTTCACAAGAGAAAGCAGAAGGAGCATCTAAAGAGTCAGGCAAGAAACTGGGTAGCTCTACCACCATGAAGCATTTGAAAACTTCAGTAACAAATAGGAAGCTGAGTGGTAGCATGGCAGTAACAAGGTTAACTCGTTCAGCTGTACAGAGAGAGATACTAAATCCGACCATTGAAGTGGGGCAAGGGTCCTCAAATGAAAAGTTCAAAAGTCTTGTAAGCACAAGGTTAATGCATTCTGCAGAGCAGAAAATGAGGAGGGATGCAAACATCAAGCAAGAGGTGAGAAGCAGCAACTTGATTCAAGATGCAGAAGAACTTGTCACACCTGAGAATagtgagagaaagaagaagaaactgATTCCCTCTTCTGTAGATACCAAGACCAATTTGCTGGAGAGTAGGAAGAGGACCATAGCATCCAGTGTTACTGGACCTACTGAGGAAGATCAAG GTGAAATTTTGGAAGACTCTGAAAATTACCCAGCTGCGAAAAAGAAAGCATCTTCTTCTAAGAAGCCCCCATTGCGGTTCTCACCAAGGCTTAGGTTCCTCCCTAGAACACGCTCACAAAAGAATTCAGCAGCACGTGACTAA
- the LOC105044438 gene encoding ubiquitin-conjugating enzyme E2 7 isoform X2, which translates to MILIGQSLCCSEGGYFNAIMSFPTNYPNSPPTVRFISEMWHPNVYPDGRVCISILHAPGEDPNGYELASERWSPVHTVESIVLSIISMLSSPNDESPANIEAAKEWRERRDDFKKKVSRIVRRSQEML; encoded by the exons A TGATCTTGATTGGCCAATCCTTGTGTTGTAGTGAAGGTGGTTATTTCAATGCTATCATGAGCTTTCCAACAAATTATCCCAATAGCCCTCCTACAGTTAGGTTTATATCAGAGATGTGGCATCCAAATG TTTACCCTGATGGTCGAGTTTGCATATCAATTCTTCATGCTCCTGGGGAAGATCCGAATGGCTATGAGCTTGCAAGTGAGCGTTGGTCACCTGTGCACACG GTTGAGAGCATAGTTTTGAGTATCATTTCGATGCTTTCAAGTCCCAATGATGAGTCGCCTGCAAATATTGAAGCTGCT AAGGaatggagagagagaagagatgatTTCAAGAAGAAAGTTAGTCGCATCGTTAGAAGATCGCAGGAAATGCTTTGA
- the LOC105044440 gene encoding uncharacterized protein isoform X3: MRKGQTRSLFFDAVIEKTYRVKHSNRVYCRCTFDVKWLNPMLNEETMTVPSKSVMKHSDKDIDSHPVFAAFLTALTCRNGVQVPSFLDLLEETTCETDLHGLLEKQIEELSKLADGSEGSKDVLLEVKRPNLNDHRQNKVVATSHTYLLSCHDDFRTSARGQSKQIEIEHEKHVEDVPLLSPLAARAALASLVHELPHEPEFPVCQIGKYDHEDPAPENLAKHVNEHLLDVEGLLVNSDSKIRNDASVVLSSTQNSNRDAPVEGRNLSTSSISTRRKITKKYMLEEFPDSLSSQEKAEGASKESGKKLGSSTTMKHLKTSVTNRKLSGSMAVTRLTRSAVQREILNPTIEVGQGSSNEKFKSLVSTRLMHSAEQKMRRDANIKQEVRSSNLIQDAEELVTPENSERKKKKLIPSSVDTKTNLLESRKRTIASSVTGPTEEDQGEILEDSENYPAAKKKASSSKKPPLRFSPRLRFLPRTRSQKNSAARD; this comes from the exons ATGCGCAAGGGTCAGACTAGGAGCTTGTTCTTTGATGCTGTTATAGAGAAG ACATACAGAGTGAAACACTCAAACCGAGTGTACTGCAGATGCACTTTTGACGTCAAATGGCTCAATCCTATGCTGAATGAGGAAACTATGACTGTTCCATCGAAGTCAGTTATGAAACACTCTGATAAAGACATTGATAGCCACCCAGTGTTTGCTGCCTTCTTAACTGCTTTGACTTGTAGAAATGGTGTGCAAGTTCCTTCATTCCTTGATCTTTTAGAGGAAACCACCTGTGAAACTGACCTCCATGGATTGTTGGAAAAGCAAATAGAAGAATTAAGCAAATTGGCTGACGGATCCGAGGGCTCGAAAGATGTTCTTTTAGAAGTTAAAAGAC CTAACCTCAATGACCACAGACAGAATAAAGTCGTTGCTACTTCACATACATATCTGTTAAGCTGTCATGATGATTTCAGAACATCTGCCAGGGGCCAGAGTAAACAAATTGAGATCGAACACGAGAAACATGTGGAAGATGTGCCTCTTCTCAGCCCTCttgctgctcgtgcagctctggCTTCATTAGTGCATGAACTACCACATGAACCTGAATTTCCTGTCTGTCAAATAGGAAAATATGACCATGAGGACCCGGCACCAGAAAATCTGGCAAAGCACGTCAATGAGCACTTGTTGGATGTTGAGGGCTTGCTCGTCAACTCTGATTCCAAAATCAGGAATGATGCATCTGTTGTTTTAAGTTCCACCCAGAATTCAAACAGGGATGCACCAGTTGAAGGTAGAAATTTATCAACGTCATCTATTTCCACTAGAAGAAAGATTACGAAAAAATATATGTTGGAGGAATTCCCAGATTCTTTAAGTTCACAAGAGAAAGCAGAAGGAGCATCTAAAGAGTCAGGCAAGAAACTGGGTAGCTCTACCACCATGAAGCATTTGAAAACTTCAGTAACAAATAGGAAGCTGAGTGGTAGCATGGCAGTAACAAGGTTAACTCGTTCAGCTGTACAGAGAGAGATACTAAATCCGACCATTGAAGTGGGGCAAGGGTCCTCAAATGAAAAGTTCAAAAGTCTTGTAAGCACAAGGTTAATGCATTCTGCAGAGCAGAAAATGAGGAGGGATGCAAACATCAAGCAAGAGGTGAGAAGCAGCAACTTGATTCAAGATGCAGAAGAACTTGTCACACCTGAGAATagtgagagaaagaagaagaaactgATTCCCTCTTCTGTAGATACCAAGACCAATTTGCTGGAGAGTAGGAAGAGGACCATAGCATCCAGTGTTACTGGACCTACTGAGGAAGATCAAG GTGAAATTTTGGAAGACTCTGAAAATTACCCAGCTGCGAAAAAGAAAGCATCTTCTTCTAAGAAGCCCCCATTGCGGTTCTCACCAAGGCTTAGGTTCCTCCCTAGAACACGCTCACAAAAGAATTCAGCAGCACGTGACTAA
- the LOC105044440 gene encoding uncharacterized protein isoform X1, whose protein sequence is MASIAGESMELEAMRKEDGSWHPCRASLRSNDATSFIIVEFESCDEEDIISNREDALARLRFRSIPLQDGECSHIKEGDCVLAMRKGQTRSLFFDAVIEKTYRVKHSNRVYCRCTFDVKWLNPMLNEETMTVPSKSVMKHSDKDIDSHPVFAAFLTALTCRNGVQVPSFLDLLEETTCETDLHGLLEKQIEELSKLADGSEGSKDVLLEVKRPNLNDHRQNKVVATSHTYLLSCHDDFRTSARGQSKQIEIEHEKHVEDVPLLSPLAARAALASLVHELPHEPEFPVCQIGKYDHEDPAPENLAKHVNEHLLDVEGLLVNSDSKIRNDASVVLSSTQNSNRDAPVEGRNLSTSSISTRRKITKKYMLEEFPDSLSSQEKAEGASKESGKKLGSSTTMKHLKTSVTNRKLSGSMAVTRLTRSAVQREILNPTIEVGQGSSNEKFKSLVSTRLMHSAEQKMRRDANIKQEVRSSNLIQDAEELVTPENSERKKKKLIPSSVDTKTNLLESRKRTIASSVTGPTEEDQGEILEDSENYPAAKKKASSSKKPPLRFSPRLRFLPRTRSQKNSAARD, encoded by the exons ATGGCTTCGATCGCTGGAGAGTCCATGGAGCTCGAGGCGATGCGCAAGGAGGACGGCTCTTGGCACCCTTGCCGcgcctccttgag GTCTAATGATGCAACTTCTTTTATTATTGTGGAATTTGAAAGTTGCGATGAAGAAGATATCATATCCAACAGAGAAGATGCCTTAGCACGTTTACGCTTTCGATCCATCCCTCTCCAAGATGGTGAGTGTTCTCATATCAAAGAAGGAGATTGTGTTCTAGCCATGCGCAAGGGTCAGACTAGGAGCTTGTTCTTTGATGCTGTTATAGAGAAG ACATACAGAGTGAAACACTCAAACCGAGTGTACTGCAGATGCACTTTTGACGTCAAATGGCTCAATCCTATGCTGAATGAGGAAACTATGACTGTTCCATCGAAGTCAGTTATGAAACACTCTGATAAAGACATTGATAGCCACCCAGTGTTTGCTGCCTTCTTAACTGCTTTGACTTGTAGAAATGGTGTGCAAGTTCCTTCATTCCTTGATCTTTTAGAGGAAACCACCTGTGAAACTGACCTCCATGGATTGTTGGAAAAGCAAATAGAAGAATTAAGCAAATTGGCTGACGGATCCGAGGGCTCGAAAGATGTTCTTTTAGAAGTTAAAAGAC CTAACCTCAATGACCACAGACAGAATAAAGTCGTTGCTACTTCACATACATATCTGTTAAGCTGTCATGATGATTTCAGAACATCTGCCAGGGGCCAGAGTAAACAAATTGAGATCGAACACGAGAAACATGTGGAAGATGTGCCTCTTCTCAGCCCTCttgctgctcgtgcagctctggCTTCATTAGTGCATGAACTACCACATGAACCTGAATTTCCTGTCTGTCAAATAGGAAAATATGACCATGAGGACCCGGCACCAGAAAATCTGGCAAAGCACGTCAATGAGCACTTGTTGGATGTTGAGGGCTTGCTCGTCAACTCTGATTCCAAAATCAGGAATGATGCATCTGTTGTTTTAAGTTCCACCCAGAATTCAAACAGGGATGCACCAGTTGAAGGTAGAAATTTATCAACGTCATCTATTTCCACTAGAAGAAAGATTACGAAAAAATATATGTTGGAGGAATTCCCAGATTCTTTAAGTTCACAAGAGAAAGCAGAAGGAGCATCTAAAGAGTCAGGCAAGAAACTGGGTAGCTCTACCACCATGAAGCATTTGAAAACTTCAGTAACAAATAGGAAGCTGAGTGGTAGCATGGCAGTAACAAGGTTAACTCGTTCAGCTGTACAGAGAGAGATACTAAATCCGACCATTGAAGTGGGGCAAGGGTCCTCAAATGAAAAGTTCAAAAGTCTTGTAAGCACAAGGTTAATGCATTCTGCAGAGCAGAAAATGAGGAGGGATGCAAACATCAAGCAAGAGGTGAGAAGCAGCAACTTGATTCAAGATGCAGAAGAACTTGTCACACCTGAGAATagtgagagaaagaagaagaaactgATTCCCTCTTCTGTAGATACCAAGACCAATTTGCTGGAGAGTAGGAAGAGGACCATAGCATCCAGTGTTACTGGACCTACTGAGGAAGATCAAG GTGAAATTTTGGAAGACTCTGAAAATTACCCAGCTGCGAAAAAGAAAGCATCTTCTTCTAAGAAGCCCCCATTGCGGTTCTCACCAAGGCTTAGGTTCCTCCCTAGAACACGCTCACAAAAGAATTCAGCAGCACGTGACTAA
- the LOC105044438 gene encoding ubiquitin-conjugating enzyme E2 7 isoform X1 has translation MASTSQASLLLQKQLRDLSKNPVDGFSAGLVDDSNIFEWSVTIIGPPDTLYEGGYFNAIMSFPTNYPNSPPTVRFISEMWHPNVYPDGRVCISILHAPGEDPNGYELASERWSPVHTVESIVLSIISMLSSPNDESPANIEAAKEWRERRDDFKKKVSRIVRRSQEML, from the exons ATGGCCTCGACGAGCCAGGCAAGCCTCCTCCTCCAGAAACAACTGAGAG ATCTCAGCAAGAATCCGGTGGACGGCTTTTCCGCTGGCCTCGTCGACGACAGTAACATCTTTGAGTGGAGCGTCACTATCATCGGCCCTCCGGATACGCTCTA TGAAGGTGGTTATTTCAATGCTATCATGAGCTTTCCAACAAATTATCCCAATAGCCCTCCTACAGTTAGGTTTATATCAGAGATGTGGCATCCAAATG TTTACCCTGATGGTCGAGTTTGCATATCAATTCTTCATGCTCCTGGGGAAGATCCGAATGGCTATGAGCTTGCAAGTGAGCGTTGGTCACCTGTGCACACG GTTGAGAGCATAGTTTTGAGTATCATTTCGATGCTTTCAAGTCCCAATGATGAGTCGCCTGCAAATATTGAAGCTGCT AAGGaatggagagagagaagagatgatTTCAAGAAGAAAGTTAGTCGCATCGTTAGAAGATCGCAGGAAATGCTTTGA